A genome region from Euphorbia lathyris chromosome 4, ddEupLath1.1, whole genome shotgun sequence includes the following:
- the LOC136225715 gene encoding putative F-box protein At3g16210 isoform X1 — protein sequence MKRKRISSDTTRGRKQTEEVSQVETPYSGSLFSDLPKDIQLNILIRVSIKGIFVLKCVCKTWYDIVSDPEFAKLHFDLAEVYPLIRTSFSRGGSKMVHLMQPNKDDFELNLGMCDHTLSKPGCVSTVHDKIEARFEVPKIYGLMKTHNGHGIVTCNGLLFSPNMSDRHRPIVCNPVTGEFINLPRVPKMIEFGWNKINYGFGFSPATNQYKVIRMSKRDIPLGNEAEIHILGTKTWKNIDFFTQAMPAHPPAYLNGFLYWSSYLKPLSIFSFDIEKERFGSLSAPPLNKPYNNVGVLGGELCICEVLESGVHVWIMKNNGTEKVWSKVFSFDHMYSRQRRYYARFRPIKYMNDGALLMFNSGEDALVYMDPKENQLRYLKVCQCKIDSEVAGIAHIPSFVSLKHALSGQNVKVYNVQSSCAKVVQRPRYHRSCKLPQRHVIYEGEVTNIK from the exons ATGAAAAGAAAAAGGATTTCTTCGGATACAACGAGAGGTAGAAAACAAACAGAGGAAGTTAGCCAAGTAGAGACTCCATATTCAGGTTCTTTATTTTCTGATCTCCCGAAGGATATTCAGCTAAATATCCTAATTAGGGTGTCAATTAAGGGAATTTTTGTATTGAAATGTGTATGCAAAACGTGGTATGATATAGTTTCAGATCCTGAATTTGCAAAGCTCCATTTTGATCTAGCTGAGGTTTATCCTTTGATTCGAACCTCATTTAGTAGAGGTGGGTCGAAAATGGTTCATCTTATGCAGCCAAATAAGGATGACTTTGAGCTCAATCTTGGGATGTGTGATCATACCTTGTCTAAGCCTGGATGTGTCTCCACTGTTCATGATAAAATTGAAGCCAGATTTGAAGTCCCTAAAATATACGGGCTCATGAAAACTCACAATGGACATGGTATAGTTACATGCAATGGCTTGCTTTTCTCGCCCAATATGTCTGATAGACATCGTCCTATTGTTTGCAATCCTGTTACAGGTGAGTTTATTAACCTTCCTCGAGTGCCTAAGATGATTGAGTTTGGTtggaataaaataaattatggtTTTGGTTTTAGTCCTGCGACAAACCAATACAAAGTGATAAGAATGTCTAAACGAGACATCCCTCTTGGTAATGAAGCTGAAATACATATTCTTGGtacaaaaacatggaaaaacatTGACTTTTTCACCCAGGCAATGCCTGCTCACCCTCCTGCTTATTTGAATGGTTTTCTTTATTGGTCTTCTTATTTAAAACCATTATCTATATTTAGTTTTGACATTGAGAAGGAACGTTTTGGATCACTTTCAGCACCACCACTGAATAAACCTTATAACAATGTGGGAGTATTAGGGGGAGAACTCTGCATATGTGAGGTTCTTGAGTCTGGTGTTCATGTTTGGATAATGAAAAATAATGGTACCGAAAAGGTGTGGTCTAAAGTTTTCTCCTTTGATCACATGTATTCTAGACAAAGACGATATTATGCTAGGTTTCGACCCATTAAGTACATGAATGATGGGGCATTACTAATGTTTAACTCTGGTGAAGATGCTTTAGTGTACATGGATCCAAAAGAAAATCAATTGAGATATTTGAAGGTCTGCCAATGTAAGATAGATTCCGAAGTCGCAGGAATCGCTCATATTCCAAGCTTTGTTTCACTCAAACATGCTCTATCGGGACAGAATGTGAAGGTGTATAATGTCCAGTCTAG TTGCGCGAAAGTTGTGCAAAGACCCCGATATCATCGATCTTGTAAGTTGCCACAAAG GCACGTGATATATGAAGGAGAAGTTACTAATATTAAGTAG
- the LOC136225715 gene encoding uncharacterized protein isoform X2 translates to MKRKRISSDTTRGRKQTEEVSQVETPYSGSLFSDLPKDIQLNILIRVSIKGIFVLKCVCKTWYDIVSDPEFAKLHFDLAEVYPLIRTSFSRGGSKMVHLMQPNKDDFELNLGMCDHTLSKPGCVSTVHDKIEARFEVPKIYGLMKTHNGHGIVTCNGLLFSPNMSDRHRPIVCNPVTDALVYMDPKENQLRYLKVCQCKIDSEVAGIAHIPSFVSLKHALSGQNVKVYNVQSSCAKVVQRPRYHRSCKLPQRHVIYEGEVTNIK, encoded by the exons ATGAAAAGAAAAAGGATTTCTTCGGATACAACGAGAGGTAGAAAACAAACAGAGGAAGTTAGCCAAGTAGAGACTCCATATTCAGGTTCTTTATTTTCTGATCTCCCGAAGGATATTCAGCTAAATATCCTAATTAGGGTGTCAATTAAGGGAATTTTTGTATTGAAATGTGTATGCAAAACGTGGTATGATATAGTTTCAGATCCTGAATTTGCAAAGCTCCATTTTGATCTAGCTGAGGTTTATCCTTTGATTCGAACCTCATTTAGTAGAGGTGGGTCGAAAATGGTTCATCTTATGCAGCCAAATAAGGATGACTTTGAGCTCAATCTTGGGATGTGTGATCATACCTTGTCTAAGCCTGGATGTGTCTCCACTGTTCATGATAAAATTGAAGCCAGATTTGAAGTCCCTAAAATATACGGGCTCATGAAAACTCACAATGGACATGGTATAGTTACATGCAATGGCTTGCTTTTCTCGCCCAATATGTCTGATAGACATCGTCCTATTGTTTGCAATCCTGTTACAG ATGCTTTAGTGTACATGGATCCAAAAGAAAATCAATTGAGATATTTGAAGGTCTGCCAATGTAAGATAGATTCCGAAGTCGCAGGAATCGCTCATATTCCAAGCTTTGTTTCACTCAAACATGCTCTATCGGGACAGAATGTGAAGGTGTATAATGTCCAGTCTAG TTGCGCGAAAGTTGTGCAAAGACCCCGATATCATCGATCTTGTAAGTTGCCACAAAG GCACGTGATATATGAAGGAGAAGTTACTAATATTAAGTAG